In one window of Cytophagaceae bacterium ABcell3 DNA:
- a CDS encoding HAMP domain-containing sensor histidine kinase has product MLRHRYWFLVSGLVLITTAVIFGFFLSDRDKPDNETLLQYVNENVNRELQAAHSENARIKKLLKDTEVPVFSTLIQDSKFPYFIFRNKQLYFWSDSKYNFHHDLLHGDFSVKYAELKNGKHLLVKDQIIKRGDLFEVCVLIPLTSEYPVENQYLQPGLNPTIFESVNVSVEGLSPLGKVVSDNDGNFLFSISFNDEDFSEHASYKWYVLFLTFAGIACVLIFIYLLVTWLNLNQHTDLSFVVFFLSVVAIRGLMLIFDFPFAIIEFKLFDSKYFASSVMDPSIGDLFLNALFFFLFSCFLYNNYSKSVFIKKLYKLSVFNKNIVSVFLVVLYFLGVFFLFFLLRVLYFDSLWSLDITASISFDVFRIVSILIFILSSCTFFIYSHILSRLFISIHKGNFKSGIINALLGFLAFGIFTLVIGVFHGFLLIIAFAYFVIVTYNNLPKIDYYLRYSTYVYLIFAALICSIIGAYSIYEVNVRTSVIGKQKFAGSLLMENDVVGEFYLNQAANKIAGDQFIKNKFFEPFSSNDIIEQKIRKVYLNSYLDKYDIEVHLFDGNGDNYKEETEYPNILSITEKYRRGEFRTEYDNIYFINDPGAHGLIKYFSFTEIEKYGVTIGYVLIELKHKRFLLHSVYPELLMDKNLLEPMQTKDYSYAIYNNKELVFYTGPYNYSLNFSSSNFNNPRIFNDGILQDDHHHLCIKSGSDKIIVVSSEKYFVKDSYSNFSFLFLILIVSVLVFITFYGFYYKFKNINTTFSTKIQLYLNLAFFLPLFIVSMTTLSVISANYNRNLNKSFIKKAESVSQNLSVFLDKYRKQKVRKEFVEHLMYEIAQYADSDINLFNRKGHLIFSNQPMIYESGLFARLVNPAAYAAILEDRNNVVMLPEEIGELRYNAVYVAVKSPDRGELMGILSIPFFESKYEIEKQLIEVLTTILNIFTSIFIVFLFISYFFSSGLTYPLKLITQRIRKTSLSGYNEPLEWNSRDEIGLLVGEYNKMLKKLEESKEALSKSEKESAWREMARQVAHEIKNPLTPMKLTVQHLQRKAKENPGDSNASVSKYMNVLLDQIDNLSEIATSFSMFAKMPIPVYERYELVKVVRSTASLHNTAKSKVSIDLPEEDVFVMGDEKLMSGIVTNLILNGIQSASSDVFPEILVKLRVHGKKAILEISDNGTGIPDEIRDKVFLPNFSTKYTGSGIGLAVAKRGVEHAHGKIWFETMESHGTTFFIELPVVN; this is encoded by the coding sequence TTGTTAAGGCATAGGTATTGGTTTCTTGTTTCTGGATTAGTTTTAATAACCACAGCAGTCATTTTCGGGTTTTTTCTCTCAGACCGGGACAAGCCAGATAATGAAACCTTACTTCAATATGTTAATGAGAATGTTAATCGTGAGCTACAAGCCGCTCATAGTGAGAATGCTAGGATAAAAAAGCTTCTGAAAGATACAGAGGTTCCTGTTTTTTCAACACTTATACAAGATTCCAAATTCCCTTATTTCATTTTTAGGAATAAACAGCTCTACTTTTGGTCTGATTCGAAGTATAACTTTCATCATGATTTACTACATGGCGATTTTTCCGTTAAATATGCAGAACTAAAAAATGGAAAACACCTTCTTGTAAAGGATCAAATTATCAAACGAGGCGACTTGTTTGAAGTATGCGTTTTGATCCCTCTTACCTCCGAATACCCTGTAGAGAACCAATACCTGCAACCTGGTTTAAACCCAACTATTTTTGAGTCTGTTAATGTTAGCGTCGAAGGACTTTCACCTTTGGGAAAGGTTGTATCCGATAATGATGGAAACTTTTTGTTTTCTATCTCTTTTAATGACGAAGATTTCTCAGAACATGCTTCCTATAAATGGTATGTGCTCTTCCTTACTTTTGCTGGCATTGCTTGTGTTCTTATATTTATCTATTTGCTAGTAACCTGGCTTAACCTTAATCAGCACACCGATCTTTCTTTTGTTGTATTTTTCCTTTCTGTGGTGGCCATTCGTGGCCTTATGCTTATTTTTGATTTTCCTTTTGCAATTATTGAGTTTAAGTTATTTGACTCCAAATATTTTGCTTCCTCTGTGATGGATCCATCTATAGGGGATTTATTTTTAAATGCACTGTTCTTCTTCTTATTTAGCTGTTTTCTTTATAACAACTACTCAAAGTCTGTATTCATTAAAAAGCTTTATAAGCTTTCTGTGTTTAATAAAAATATTGTTTCTGTATTTTTAGTAGTTTTATACTTTCTCGGAGTATTTTTCTTGTTTTTTTTGCTTAGGGTCTTATATTTTGATTCTCTCTGGTCGCTTGATATAACCGCTAGCATTAGCTTTGATGTATTTCGGATAGTTTCCATTCTTATTTTTATTTTATCCTCATGTACCTTCTTTATATACTCCCACATCTTGTCGAGGTTATTTATTAGCATACATAAAGGAAATTTTAAAAGTGGGATAATTAATGCACTGCTCGGCTTTTTAGCTTTTGGTATATTTACACTCGTTATTGGGGTCTTTCACGGATTTTTATTAATTATAGCCTTTGCCTATTTTGTAATCGTAACCTATAACAACCTCCCTAAAATTGACTACTACCTTAGGTATTCCACCTATGTTTACTTGATTTTTGCGGCACTCATCTGTTCTATTATTGGGGCATATTCTATTTATGAAGTTAATGTGCGTACTTCTGTTATTGGCAAACAAAAATTTGCAGGAAGTTTGTTAATGGAAAACGATGTTGTTGGAGAGTTTTACCTTAACCAAGCTGCTAATAAAATAGCAGGGGATCAGTTTATTAAAAATAAATTTTTTGAGCCATTTTCTTCTAATGATATTATTGAGCAAAAAATCCGAAAGGTTTATTTGAACTCATACTTGGATAAATATGATATTGAAGTTCACCTGTTTGATGGTAATGGTGACAACTATAAGGAAGAGACGGAATATCCAAACATTTTAAGTATAACTGAAAAATATCGTAGGGGAGAGTTTCGTACCGAGTATGATAATATTTATTTTATTAATGATCCTGGCGCACATGGTCTTATAAAATATTTTAGCTTTACCGAGATTGAAAAATATGGTGTTACTATTGGCTATGTGCTTATTGAGCTGAAGCATAAGCGCTTTTTACTGCATAGTGTATATCCTGAGTTGCTAATGGACAAAAATCTATTGGAGCCCATGCAGACCAAAGACTATAGTTATGCCATATATAACAACAAAGAACTTGTGTTTTATACAGGACCGTATAATTATAGCCTAAACTTCTCTTCATCAAATTTCAATAATCCTAGAATATTTAATGACGGAATTTTACAAGACGACCACCATCATCTTTGTATTAAGTCTGGTTCTGATAAAATTATAGTAGTTTCTTCTGAGAAATACTTTGTGAAAGATAGTTACTCAAATTTTTCATTTTTATTTCTTATCCTGATTGTATCCGTGCTGGTATTTATTACCTTTTACGGTTTTTATTATAAGTTCAAAAACATTAATACTACATTTTCTACGAAGATTCAACTGTACTTGAACCTGGCTTTTTTCCTTCCTTTGTTCATAGTCAGTATGACGACTTTAAGTGTTATTAGTGCCAATTATAATAGAAATCTTAATAAGTCATTCATTAAAAAAGCAGAGAGCGTGAGTCAAAACCTATCTGTCTTTCTTGATAAATATCGTAAACAAAAGGTTCGGAAGGAATTTGTTGAGCACCTGATGTATGAAATTGCTCAGTACGCCGACTCTGATATCAATTTGTTTAACCGAAAAGGTCACTTAATTTTTTCAAATCAACCTATGATTTATGAGTCTGGCCTTTTTGCCAGATTGGTAAACCCTGCTGCTTATGCTGCTATTTTAGAAGATCGCAACAATGTTGTAATGTTGCCAGAGGAGATTGGAGAACTTCGCTATAATGCTGTTTATGTAGCTGTCAAGTCGCCAGATAGGGGGGAGCTGATGGGTATTTTGAGTATTCCTTTTTTTGAATCTAAGTATGAAATAGAAAAACAGCTTATTGAGGTGTTGACTACTATACTCAATATTTTCACAAGTATTTTTATAGTCTTTTTGTTTATTTCTTATTTTTTCTCAAGTGGGTTGACCTATCCTCTTAAGCTTATTACTCAACGTATAAGAAAAACCTCTTTGAGTGGGTATAATGAGCCATTAGAGTGGAACTCTCGTGATGAGATAGGTTTATTGGTTGGGGAATATAATAAAATGCTCAAAAAGCTTGAGGAAAGTAAAGAAGCTTTGTCTAAAAGTGAAAAGGAGTCTGCTTGGCGAGAAATGGCCCGGCAGGTAGCTCATGAGATTAAAAACCCTTTGACTCCTATGAAGCTTACAGTGCAGCACTTGCAGCGCAAAGCCAAAGAGAACCCAGGTGACAGTAATGCATCGGTAAGTAAATACATGAATGTGTTGCTTGATCAGATTGATAATCTTAGTGAAATCGCCACTTCATTTTCAATGTTTGCCAAAATGCCTATTCCTGTGTATGAAAGGTATGAGTTGGTAAAGGTGGTAAGAAGTACTGCTAGTTTGCATAATACCGCGAAGTCAAAAGTTAGCATTGATTTGCCAGAAGAAGATGTCTTTGTGATGGGGGATGAAAAACTTATGAGTGGGATTGTTACTAATTTGATTCTCAATGGAATTCAGTCTGCTTCATCGGATGTGTTCCCGGAAATTTTAGTGAAGTTGAGGGTTCATGGGAAAAAAGCTATATTGGAAATCTCTGATAATGGGACAGGTATTCCTGATGAAATTAGAGACAAAGTTTTCTTGCCTAACTTTAGCACCAAATACACGGGATCAGGCATTGGTTTAGCTGTGGCTAAACGTGGTGTGGAACATGCACATGGTAAAATTTGGTTTGAAACAATGGAAAGCCATGGTACGACGTTCTTCATAGAGCTGCCCGTTGTTAACTAA
- a CDS encoding DUF420 domain-containing protein, with protein MNTIKSNEVRNNNLYLSIIGILSIAIPVVVAVLFYLPESGGLGDWNVSFIPHFNAILNTGTTLCLLAGFYFIKNNQQKNHIRAMVTAFVLSSLFLVLYVIYHYQGTHTLFGDANGDGVVSPEELEAVGSIRLIYVFILLTHILLAAIVVPLVLLAIYFAISKQLNKHKKIVKWTFPVWLYVAITGVIVYLMISPYYA; from the coding sequence ATGAATACAATAAAAAGTAATGAAGTAAGGAATAACAATCTTTACTTATCTATTATTGGAATCCTTTCTATAGCCATTCCTGTTGTAGTGGCTGTTTTGTTTTACTTGCCTGAAAGCGGAGGGTTGGGTGACTGGAACGTAAGTTTTATCCCGCACTTCAATGCCATTTTAAATACGGGAACCACTTTATGTCTCTTAGCAGGATTTTATTTTATTAAAAATAATCAACAGAAGAACCATATCCGGGCTATGGTTACAGCGTTTGTTTTGTCTTCGCTGTTTTTGGTTTTGTATGTTATTTACCATTATCAAGGCACACATACGCTTTTTGGAGACGCTAATGGTGATGGCGTTGTAAGTCCAGAAGAGTTAGAAGCCGTAGGTAGCATAAGGTTAATCTATGTCTTTATTCTTCTTACCCATATTTTATTAGCTGCAATTGTTGTACCACTGGTTTTGCTAGCTATTTATTTTGCTATTAGCAAGCAGCTTAATAAGCATAAGAAAATTGTTAAATGGACTTTTCCTGTATGGCTTTATGTGGCAATTACAGGGGTTATAGTTTATTTAATGATTAGCCCTTATTATGCCTAG
- a CDS encoding SCO family protein has product MRRNTKAFMVFSILGLPVLVFLFLKGCGTNEFKLPVYFPYDSVLVDGKYEITDAHTIPEFSFVSHTGDSISLSDIKGKITVADFFFTRCSGICPEMTSELTRVQENFIDNEDIKIVSFTVDPENDDVEVLANYAAEYKADSRKWSFVTGEKEELYSLARKGFFVTAMEEVDIEDDFIHSEKLILIDKEGRIRGYYTGTDREDVDRLITEINLLLHEYNKK; this is encoded by the coding sequence ATGAGAAGGAACACTAAAGCATTCATGGTATTTTCAATTTTAGGTTTACCAGTTTTAGTGTTCCTTTTTTTAAAGGGATGCGGTACAAATGAGTTTAAGCTCCCTGTTTATTTTCCATATGATTCTGTGTTAGTAGATGGTAAGTACGAAATTACTGACGCACATACTATTCCTGAGTTTTCCTTTGTCAGTCATACTGGTGACTCGATTTCTTTAAGTGACATTAAAGGTAAAATTACCGTTGCTGACTTTTTCTTTACTCGCTGCTCTGGTATTTGTCCTGAAATGACCTCTGAACTAACTAGGGTTCAAGAGAACTTCATAGATAACGAGGACATTAAAATAGTATCATTTACTGTGGATCCGGAAAATGATGATGTAGAGGTTCTTGCTAATTATGCGGCCGAGTATAAAGCCGATAGTAGAAAATGGTCTTTTGTAACTGGAGAAAAAGAAGAATTATACTCATTGGCAAGAAAAGGTTTTTTCGTTACTGCAATGGAAGAGGTAGATATTGAAGATGACTTTATCCATAGCGAAAAACTTATTTTGATTGATAAGGAAGGACGAATCAGGGGATACTACACTGGTACCGATCGTGAAGATGTTGACAGACTAATTACAGAAATTAATTTACTCCTCCATGAATACAATAAAAAGTAA
- a CDS encoding cytochrome C oxidase subunit IV family protein: MGAPTNHDNVVMTAQPRDKAKILKIWKTAGILAIVTAIEFLFAFTIERGALLIAIFVGLTIIKAYYIVAEFMHLKYEVKTLIWSVILPMIFVIWLIIALLVEGQTLYLLRNWFYHFSHF; this comes from the coding sequence ATGGGAGCACCTACTAATCATGATAATGTGGTTATGACCGCACAGCCTAGAGATAAGGCAAAAATTTTAAAGATTTGGAAGACTGCAGGGATACTTGCTATCGTTACAGCTATAGAGTTCCTTTTTGCATTTACTATTGAAAGAGGAGCTTTACTTATAGCCATATTCGTAGGACTTACTATTATCAAGGCTTACTATATTGTGGCGGAGTTTATGCACCTTAAATATGAAGTAAAAACTTTGATATGGTCAGTAATTCTTCCAATGATTTTCGTTATCTGGCTTATCATTGCTTTACTTGTAGAAGGGCAAACTTTATACTTACTTAGAAACTGGTTCTATCATTTTAGCCATTTCTAG
- a CDS encoding cytochrome c oxidase subunit 3 encodes MATTTTIDQNKRNIWYGGAEPLKASYGKLMMWFFLLSDALTFSAFLVAYGMSRFAYPAYDPKVHGEEFVPSVNYWPIPEEIFTHIPFFHVYAPLVFVGIMTFILIMSSVTMVLAVEAGHRMDKNDCQKWLLWTIFGGIAFIGCQAWEWTVFIAGTPDGIGANLIRNEYGPPLFANFFFFITGFHGGHVVSGIILNIIVFYNVAIGTYQARGHYEMVEKVGLYWHFVDLVWVFVFTFFYLV; translated from the coding sequence ATGGCAACAACAACTACAATTGATCAGAATAAGCGCAACATCTGGTATGGAGGTGCGGAACCATTAAAAGCCAGCTACGGTAAGCTGATGATGTGGTTCTTCCTTTTATCGGATGCTCTTACTTTTTCTGCATTCCTTGTCGCTTATGGAATGAGCAGGTTTGCTTATCCTGCATATGACCCCAAAGTTCACGGCGAAGAATTTGTACCTTCAGTAAACTATTGGCCTATACCGGAAGAAATTTTTACACACATTCCTTTCTTCCATGTGTATGCTCCTCTAGTGTTTGTAGGTATTATGACCTTCATCCTTATTATGAGTAGTGTTACTATGGTGTTGGCTGTGGAAGCAGGGCATAGAATGGATAAAAATGACTGCCAGAAATGGTTGTTATGGACTATCTTTGGTGGTATCGCTTTTATTGGTTGCCAGGCTTGGGAATGGACTGTATTTATTGCAGGTACGCCAGATGGAATTGGTGCCAATTTGATTAGAAACGAGTACGGGCCTCCTTTGTTTGCAAACTTCTTTTTCTTCATTACTGGTTTCCATGGTGGGCACGTAGTGAGTGGAATCATACTAAATATCATCGTGTTTTATAATGTAGCTATTGGTACATACCAAGCTAGAGGACATTATGAAATGGTTGAAAAAGTAGGCCTTTATTGGCACTTTGTAGACCTTGTATGGGTATTTGTATTTACATTTTTCTATCTGGTTTAA
- a CDS encoding cytochrome c oxidase subunit 3, whose translation MKQQELVLENQDKPYTVNPAKFLTWLFIVSIVMMFGALTSAYIVRRAEGNWLDFPLPNELWLSSLFIVVSSFTLHWGYVAAKKNNFQHLKLALLSTLVLGVIFLFSQFKAWQDLVEMNVFFAGSKSNPSGSFLYVLTGLHGFHIVSGLVFLLVTIYKAFTLKIHSKNLTAIQTCSTYWHFLGGLWIYLFVFLLFYR comes from the coding sequence ATGAAACAACAAGAACTAGTACTCGAAAATCAGGATAAGCCTTATACTGTTAATCCTGCTAAATTTCTTACTTGGCTTTTTATAGTCAGTATTGTTATGATGTTTGGTGCATTGACCAGTGCGTATATCGTAAGGAGGGCTGAAGGCAATTGGCTTGACTTTCCTTTGCCAAACGAATTATGGCTCAGTTCCCTATTTATAGTTGTAAGTAGTTTTACCCTACACTGGGGGTATGTTGCTGCTAAGAAGAATAACTTCCAGCATCTTAAGCTGGCTTTGCTTAGTACCTTGGTGCTTGGTGTTATCTTCCTTTTCAGTCAGTTTAAAGCTTGGCAAGACTTGGTTGAAATGAACGTGTTCTTTGCGGGCAGTAAAAGTAACCCATCCGGATCATTTTTATATGTTCTAACGGGGCTTCATGGCTTTCACATAGTTTCAGGGCTTGTATTTCTCTTAGTTACCATATATAAAGCTTTTACGCTTAAGATACATTCTAAGAACTTGACTGCAATTCAGACTTGCAGCACCTATTGGCATTTTCTTGGCGGGCTTTGGATTTATTTGTTTGTATTTTTATTGTTTTACCGTTAA
- the cyoE gene encoding heme o synthase, with the protein MNADKLNIPVNLSISAKIKAYFDLVKFRLSFLVAFTGGMGYLLGTDLLVWSTFIAFLLGGFLMTGAANTINQIIEKDLDKLMVRTSNRPLPTGRLSVSEAIGFCVTSGSLGFALLYSFTGLLPALLTLISLILYGFVYTPLKRKSSVAVLVGAFPGALPPLIGWAAATGGISIEGLLLFGIQFMWQFPHFWAIAWVLDEEYKKAGFKLLPSGGGKDLNTAIQIMIYTLMLIPLGLIPAKLGITGINSAIIATVCGVVFLMQTFSLMKSGTNKAALKIMFGSFLYLPIVQIAFVLDKIIK; encoded by the coding sequence ATGAATGCAGATAAATTAAATATTCCGGTAAACCTGAGTATTTCTGCCAAAATTAAGGCTTATTTTGACCTTGTTAAATTTAGACTATCCTTCTTGGTAGCATTTACCGGAGGAATGGGATATCTTTTAGGGACAGATTTACTGGTTTGGAGTACTTTCATTGCTTTTTTGCTTGGAGGCTTTTTAATGACGGGAGCTGCTAATACAATAAACCAAATTATTGAAAAAGATTTGGATAAGCTTATGGTCAGGACTTCAAATAGGCCATTGCCTACAGGTAGACTTTCTGTAAGCGAAGCTATTGGTTTTTGTGTTACATCAGGTTCGTTAGGTTTTGCTTTATTGTACAGCTTCACAGGCTTACTACCTGCATTACTTACTTTAATTTCACTTATTTTATATGGATTTGTTTATACCCCTCTAAAGCGGAAGAGTTCTGTGGCTGTTTTGGTTGGCGCTTTTCCTGGCGCTTTACCACCTCTTATAGGTTGGGCAGCGGCTACAGGAGGTATATCCATTGAGGGACTTCTTCTGTTTGGAATTCAATTCATGTGGCAGTTCCCTCACTTTTGGGCTATAGCGTGGGTGTTGGATGAAGAATATAAGAAGGCTGGTTTTAAACTTTTACCATCCGGTGGTGGTAAAGATCTTAATACTGCTATTCAGATTATGATTTATACCCTTATGCTTATACCTTTGGGGTTAATTCCAGCAAAGCTTGGAATTACTGGTATAAACTCGGCCATCATAGCTACTGTATGTGGTGTGGTTTTTTTAATGCAAACATTTTCTCTGATGAAGAGTGGTACTAATAAGGCTGCCCTTAAGATTATGTTTGGCTCATTTTTATATCTTCCGATTGTACAAATAGCATTTGTTTTGGATAAAATAATAAAATGA
- a CDS encoding COX15/CtaA family protein encodes MRKNNKLSSFGTIGIITICTVYFLILVGGIVRSSGSGMGCPDWPKCFDQWVPPSSISELPENYKEIYVEKRRQKNIRFASMLEFLNYNELAQTIRNDQSIYQEHEFNPTHTWIEYLNRVLGVITGFLILILFVASFKFKRQDFGIVILSLSVLLLVVFQGWLGSVVVSSNLMPFLITLHMVLAVVIVCLLIWVVTRSQKPNLLVKHVDQNQYIQIIVWVLLAGSLFQIITGTRVREEIDMIAVSLGNENRAQWLSETGIAFLIHRSFALVLLALHILLFYKVHKYNRDHKLIYNSTVWVLGLLIVEILLALILTYGGFPAFAQPLHLFIGCLLMGAQYYLAILLYYNKTITLPSGKLQNV; translated from the coding sequence ATGAGAAAAAATAATAAACTATCATCTTTCGGTACAATTGGTATTATTACCATTTGTACCGTCTATTTTCTGATTTTAGTAGGGGGAATTGTAAGGAGTTCTGGGTCTGGCATGGGATGTCCAGACTGGCCTAAGTGCTTCGATCAGTGGGTGCCTCCTTCTAGCATATCAGAGCTTCCTGAAAACTATAAAGAAATTTATGTAGAGAAAAGACGGCAAAAGAATATAAGGTTTGCCTCTATGCTTGAATTTCTTAACTATAACGAATTGGCTCAGACCATTAGGAACGATCAATCGATTTATCAGGAACATGAATTTAATCCTACACATACTTGGATTGAATACTTGAACAGGGTTTTGGGAGTTATTACTGGGTTTCTAATTCTTATCCTGTTTGTAGCTTCTTTTAAATTTAAAAGACAAGATTTCGGCATAGTAATTCTTAGTCTTAGTGTTCTTTTACTTGTTGTGTTTCAAGGTTGGCTAGGTTCAGTAGTAGTTTCTTCTAACCTCATGCCTTTCCTTATTACATTGCATATGGTTTTGGCTGTTGTAATCGTTTGCCTACTTATTTGGGTTGTTACTAGATCACAAAAGCCTAACCTTTTAGTCAAGCATGTAGATCAAAACCAATACATACAGATTATTGTATGGGTTCTTTTGGCTGGATCTTTATTTCAGATCATTACCGGTACTCGTGTGCGTGAAGAAATAGATATGATTGCTGTGTCATTAGGTAATGAAAATAGAGCGCAATGGCTTTCTGAAACAGGTATAGCTTTTCTAATTCATAGAAGCTTCGCACTGGTTTTGTTAGCTTTGCATATTCTATTGTTTTATAAGGTTCACAAATACAATAGAGATCATAAATTGATTTATAATAGTACAGTATGGGTACTTGGTTTATTAATTGTTGAAATTTTATTGGCACTTATTTTAACTTATGGAGGGTTTCCTGCTTTTGCACAACCGCTACATTTGTTTATTGGGTGTTTACTGATGGGTGCACAATATTATTTGGCCATTTTACTTTACTATAATAAAACTATTACGCTTCCTAGCGGAAAACTTCAAAATGTATGA